DNA sequence from the Bacillus pumilus genome:
TCATCAGTGTTTATAATATAACACATCATTTGATTATTCAGAAAATTAAGTGAAATTCCAATCGGGACAAAGGGGTTTTGACACATGAAAACAGCAGCAGTATTACCACCAGAGAAACAAAAAAGAAAACTTCAAATGCCGGATGCGTATGTTCTCTTATTTATCATTGCGCTCATTTGTACCGTTGCAACGTATTTTGTGCCAGCAGGTGAATTTGACCGAAAGACGTCAGGGGAAATTACAACAGCTGTTCCTGGCAGCTATCACCGCATTGATCAATCACCCGTAAGTCCAGTGGGCTTTTTTACAGCCATTCAGGAAGGGATGGTAGGGTCTTCTTCTATTATTTTTCTCATTCTATTTACTGGTGGAACCATAGCCATTTTGGAGAAAACAGGTGCCATTAACGGAATGATTCACCATGTCATCAGCAGATTTCAAACAAAGCAATTGTTGTTTATTTGCATTGTTGGAGGATTATTTTCAGTGCTTGGAACGACCGGAATTGTCGTGAACTCTGTTATAGGATTTATTCCAATCGGGATCATTGTGGCAAGATCCTTGAAATGGGATGCTGTGGCAGGAGCTGCGGTCATTTATATCGGCTGTTATGCCGGGTTTAACGCAACCATATTGTCTCCATCTCCACTGGGGTTATCTCAGACGATTGCAGAGCTGCCGATTTTTTCTGGCATTGGCCTGCGTGTCATTATTTATCTTTGTTTTCTTATATCTAGTATTGTGTACATCTATTTATATACAAGACGCCTAAAGAATAAAGAGAAGGGAAGTCTTCTTGGAGATGAATGGTTTCCTGCGAAGGGACTTGGCGGATCTGATGCAGAATCTGTGGACAAGCCTGCATTTACGGGCAGGCATAAGCTGATTTTAGCAGTGTGTGGATTGTCTCTTGGGGGCTTCTTATATGGCGCGCTTCAGCTTGGCTGGACCGATAAGGAAATGGCAGGAGTCTTCATTTTCATGGCCATTGCTGCTGGATTGCTTGGCGGATTAGCAGCCAATGATATTGCGAAAACGTTTATCATCGGCTGTCAAAGTCTTGTTTACGGCGCACTCATTGTTGGGATGGCACGCTGCATTTCTGTCATTTTGGAAAACGGTAAGCTGCTTGATACTGTGGTTAATGGCTTGGCGAGTATGCTGACAGGATTTAGTCCAATTGCTGGTGCGATCGGGATGTATATTGCGAGTGCACTTCTTCACTTTTTGATTTCATCAGGATCAGGAGAAGCGGTTGTCTTTATTCCAATTCTTGCGCCGCTGGCTGACTTAATGGGCATCACAAGACAGGTCGCTGTAGAAGCGGTGATGCTTGGCGAAGGGGTGGTTAACTGTATCAATCCGACGTCAGGTGTGCTCATGGCTGTGCTTGCTGCAAGTGGTATTCCTTATGTGAAGTGGCTTCGTTTTATGGTGCCGCTTGCGCTCATTTGGTTTGTCATTGGCCTTGTCTTTATTTGCATCGGCGTGATGATCAATTGGGGACCTTATTAACATGTATAAAGCTGCTGACAATGGCTTGGCAGCTTTTTTCTTGTGGAAATATGCATGGAGACAGCGCTTTGAAAGCACAATAAGAGTGTTCACAAATTCGCTACATATTTTTTTTCAGAAACCCCCTTGAAAAAGTTTGTGAAGTGTTGCACAATAAGAATGTGAAATACTTCACATACGAAAAACAACCTAGTTTTACTCAGGAGGATGAGATAAATGACAAACGAAAAAGTAAACAAAGTAGCACTTATTGGAGCAGGTTTTGTAGGTAGCAGTTATGCCTTTACATTAATAAATCAAGTGATCACAGATGAATTGGTTGTCATCGATTTGAATCAAGATAAAGCAATGGGTGACGTCATGGATTTAAACCACGGGAAAGCATTTGCTCCGCATCCGGTGAACACATGGTATGGAGATTATGAGGATTGTAAGGATGCGGACATTGTGTGTATCTGTGCTGGAGCGAACCAAAAGCCAGGTGAAACGAGACTTGACCTTGTTGAAAAAAACTTAAATATATTTAAAGGCATTGTAGACAATGTGATGAAAAGTGGATTCGATGGTATTTTCTTAGTCGCCACAAACCCTGTTGATATTTTAACATATGCGACTTGGAAATTCAGTGGACTGCCAAAAGAACGAGTGATCGGCAGTGGAACTACACTTGATACTGCAAGATTTAGATACATGCTTAGTGAGTACTTTGACGCAGCGGCACACAATGTGCATGCGTACATCATTGGAGAGCATGGGGATACAGAGCTTGCTGTTTGGAGTCATGCGAATATCGGAAGTGTACCGATTACAGAATTAATGAAGAAAAATGATCAATACAAACAAGAAGATTTAGATGAGATGATGGAAAATGTCCGTCATGCCGCTTATCAAATCATTGAGAAAAAAGGCGCTACTTACTACGGCGTAGCGATGAGTTTGGCCCGCATAACAAGAGCGATTCTGCACAATGAAAACAGTATTTTGACTGTCAGCACTTACTTAGATGGAGAGTACGGAGCAGAAGATGTCTACATTGGTGTACCTGCCCTTGTGAATCGAAATGGCGCAACAGAAGTGATAGAGCTTGCACTGAATGATACAGAAAAAGAACAATTCGCGCACAGTGTGAATGTGTTAAAAGAGATTTTGGCTCCTCATTTTTAATCAAAAGCAACCTATCTGAGCAGAAAAGGATGAATCACTATGTGGCAGCAAATATATAATCCGTTTGGTAATGAGTTCGTGAGTGCATTGGTAGCAATGCTTCCAATTTTGTTTTTCCTACTTGCATTAACCGTATTTAAGTTAAAAGGTGTTTTAGCCGCTTGTTTTACCTTAATCGTCAGCTTTGTAACAGCGGTTTTCTTCTTTCACATGCCAATTGAAAAGGCATTATCTGCTGTGCTGCTCGGTATATCTAATGGGCTGTGGCCGATTGGATATATCGTCATCATGGCGGTGTGGCTCTATAAAATTGCTGTGAAATCTGGTAAATTCGATGTTATTCGTTCTAGTATTGCAGGAATCTCTCAAGATCAACGTCTTCAGCTCTTATTAATTGGTTTTAGTTTTAACGCATTTTTAGAGGGAGCCGCTGGGTTTGGTGTACCGATTGCGATTAGTGCCGCTCTCTTAACAGAGCTTGGGTTTAAACCGCTGAAAGCTGCGATGCTCTGCTTAATTGCCAATGCTGCGTCTGGCGCATTTGGTGCTGTGGGTATCCCAGTCATTACAGGGGCGCAAATGGGCAATATGACGCCGCTTGCATTATCTCAAACCCTTGTGTTTACGATTCCGTTTATTTCATTCTGTATTCCGTTCCTACTCATTCTCATTGTGGACGGATTCAAAGGGATTAAAGAAACGCTCCCTGCCTTGCTTGTTGTGAGTGGAAGCTATGCCATTTTGCAAGCTGTCACAATGGTGACAATGGGTCCTGAGCTTGCCAATATTATTTCAGCTTTAGCAAGTATGGGGATTTTGGCTTTATTTCTTCGAAAATGGCAGCCGAAACATATTTATCGTGAAGAAGGGGCACCAGACATTGAACAGAAACAAACGTATCGCGGCGTTGAAGTGCTGAAAGCATGGTCTCCATTCTATATTTTAACTGCCGTGATTACGGTATGGAGTCTGCCAGCATTTAAAGCATTGTTTGCTGTAGGAGGCCCGTTCAACTGGACAACCATTTTAGTAAAAATGCCATTTTTGCATCAGCAAATTGTAAAATTACCACCAATTGCACAAACAGCAACACCTATTGATGCGATCTTTAAAATTGATGTGATCAGTGCAACGGGTACTGCCATTCTGATTGCGGTGATGCTGACAGGTTTGTTTAGCAGACATATTACATTAACAGAAGGCGCTGCCTGCTTAAAAGCATCAGTGAAAGAGCTTTGGGTACCAGTTCTCACTATTTGTTTTGTCATGGGCTTTGCCAACTTGGCGAACTTCGCTGGACTAAGTTCAGCCATTGGGCTTGCACTTGCCAAAACAGGCGATTTGTTCCCGCTTGTCAGCCCAGTGCTTGGCTGGATCGGGGTGTTTATTACAGGATCTGTCGTGAGTAACAACGCCTTATTCGGTAACCTTCAAGCAGTTACTGCTTCTCAAATCGGCTCTCAAGCAGGTTTGTTAATCGGAGCAAATACAACAGGCGGGGTCATGGCGAAATTAATTTCTCCACAATCTATCGCCATTGCTACAGCAGCAGTTGGAGAAACAGGTAAAGAATCTGAGCTCTTCCAAAAGACTGTGAAGTACAGCTTCATCCTGCTCGGCATAGTGTGTGTATGGACATTCATTCTTGCTCAATTTATATAGGTTTAAAAAAAGACTGAGACAGCTCTCAGTCACAGCGTGTAGACAAACCTTCGCATTCTTTGTCAGGCCTGTGCTCCGGTGCTCACGAATGTCAAATTCGCTCCGCTCCGTTGCTCGTCCTTCCTAGACTGCAAAGGTTTTCTATCACGCTGAAAAAAGGAAAACAAAGGGCTAAAATAAAGATCATTTTAGCCCTTTGTCACCAAAAAAGACTGAGACAGCTCTTAGTCTTTTTTGTTTATGTCGATTCCCTTGTCACGAGCCGGGTAGGCAGCTGGATATGTTCACGCTGTAATGGTTTTTGGTCTTGCAGGATCTCGATTATTTGCTGCACAGACCGCTGGCCAAGCTCTACGATCGGGATGTCGATTGTGGTGATCGTTGGAGCTGTCACCTCGCAAATGTCTTGATTGTCATAGCCGATCACCGCTAGATCCTTAGGAATTTGATAACCGTAAGAAATGGCCTGTTTAATGAGCCCTGCTGCGACTTGATCATTACCGGTGAATATGGCATCAGGTGCATTCTTCATGTCATGAATGACATCCATTAAGCGAAAACCGTCTTCAATGGTGAAGGCCTCGCCGAACAGCCAATCGTCATGCAGCGGCAAGCCGTGTGCAGAAAGAGCATCGAGATAGCCCTGTTTCCTTTGTTTCTGTGCTTCACTGCTTTCTGTATCAAAGCAAAACCCGATCGATTTCCGCCCCGACTGAATCAAGTAGTCAACTGCTTTATAGGCAGCTTCCCGCTCATCGTATCCAATAATCGGGATGTCTGCTGTTTGATGATATTCATTCGCCATGACAATAGGGCCGTTCGTTAAAAATGGCTCGATCTTTTCCCACGGATTTTCTAATGCCCCTAATATGACCCCATCTACTTCTCTTCTTTTTAATAATTGAAGCCCTTCAAGCTCTAATGATTCCTGATAAAACGTCTGAAGCACGATGGCTTTATAGCCTTGATCCAGTGCTTCTTTTGAAATTCCTTTAATGAATTGTGCAAAAAAAGGATGGTCCACAGCCGGGACAGACACAGCAATGGTTTTTGTCTGATGTGAACGAAGGGTGCGAGCCGCTGAACTCGGTGTATATTCCATTTCTTTCATCACCTGTAAAATGAGCTGGCGCTTTTCCTCTGACACATATGGATGATGATTCAGCACTCTGGAAACGGTGGTGGTTGAAACCCCGCAGCGTTTGGCAATTTCATAAATTGTACACATATTAACAAATCCTTTACACAAAGTTATTGTTCTGAAATCGATAACATCATTTACAATGTGAAACAAGTTAAATATTAACAAATGGAATTGATTAATTGGAGGGAATGGAATGCAAATA
Encoded proteins:
- a CDS encoding LacI family DNA-binding transcriptional regulator, with protein sequence MCTIYEIAKRCGVSTTTVSRVLNHHPYVSEEKRQLILQVMKEMEYTPSSAARTLRSHQTKTIAVSVPAVDHPFFAQFIKGISKEALDQGYKAIVLQTFYQESLELEGLQLLKRREVDGVILGALENPWEKIEPFLTNGPIVMANEYHQTADIPIIGYDEREAAYKAVDYLIQSGRKSIGFCFDTESSEAQKQRKQGYLDALSAHGLPLHDDWLFGEAFTIEDGFRLMDVIHDMKNAPDAIFTGNDQVAAGLIKQAISYGYQIPKDLAVIGYDNQDICEVTAPTITTIDIPIVELGQRSVQQIIEILQDQKPLQREHIQLPTRLVTREST
- a CDS encoding L-lactate permease: MWQQIYNPFGNEFVSALVAMLPILFFLLALTVFKLKGVLAACFTLIVSFVTAVFFFHMPIEKALSAVLLGISNGLWPIGYIVIMAVWLYKIAVKSGKFDVIRSSIAGISQDQRLQLLLIGFSFNAFLEGAAGFGVPIAISAALLTELGFKPLKAAMLCLIANAASGAFGAVGIPVITGAQMGNMTPLALSQTLVFTIPFISFCIPFLLILIVDGFKGIKETLPALLVVSGSYAILQAVTMVTMGPELANIISALASMGILALFLRKWQPKHIYREEGAPDIEQKQTYRGVEVLKAWSPFYILTAVITVWSLPAFKALFAVGGPFNWTTILVKMPFLHQQIVKLPPIAQTATPIDAIFKIDVISATGTAILIAVMLTGLFSRHITLTEGAACLKASVKELWVPVLTICFVMGFANLANFAGLSSAIGLALAKTGDLFPLVSPVLGWIGVFITGSVVSNNALFGNLQAVTASQIGSQAGLLIGANTTGGVMAKLISPQSIAIATAAVGETGKESELFQKTVKYSFILLGIVCVWTFILAQFI
- a CDS encoding L-lactate dehydrogenase, encoding MTNEKVNKVALIGAGFVGSSYAFTLINQVITDELVVIDLNQDKAMGDVMDLNHGKAFAPHPVNTWYGDYEDCKDADIVCICAGANQKPGETRLDLVEKNLNIFKGIVDNVMKSGFDGIFLVATNPVDILTYATWKFSGLPKERVIGSGTTLDTARFRYMLSEYFDAAAHNVHAYIIGEHGDTELAVWSHANIGSVPITELMKKNDQYKQEDLDEMMENVRHAAYQIIEKKGATYYGVAMSLARITRAILHNENSILTVSTYLDGEYGAEDVYIGVPALVNRNGATEVIELALNDTEKEQFAHSVNVLKEILAPHF
- a CDS encoding YfcC family protein, whose protein sequence is MKTAAVLPPEKQKRKLQMPDAYVLLFIIALICTVATYFVPAGEFDRKTSGEITTAVPGSYHRIDQSPVSPVGFFTAIQEGMVGSSSIIFLILFTGGTIAILEKTGAINGMIHHVISRFQTKQLLFICIVGGLFSVLGTTGIVVNSVIGFIPIGIIVARSLKWDAVAGAAVIYIGCYAGFNATILSPSPLGLSQTIAELPIFSGIGLRVIIYLCFLISSIVYIYLYTRRLKNKEKGSLLGDEWFPAKGLGGSDAESVDKPAFTGRHKLILAVCGLSLGGFLYGALQLGWTDKEMAGVFIFMAIAAGLLGGLAANDIAKTFIIGCQSLVYGALIVGMARCISVILENGKLLDTVVNGLASMLTGFSPIAGAIGMYIASALLHFLISSGSGEAVVFIPILAPLADLMGITRQVAVEAVMLGEGVVNCINPTSGVLMAVLAASGIPYVKWLRFMVPLALIWFVIGLVFICIGVMINWGPY